In a single window of the Cydia strobilella chromosome 13, ilCydStro3.1, whole genome shotgun sequence genome:
- the LOC134746764 gene encoding brachyurin-like, with amino-acid sequence MKLLVVLALVGLVGSALAEDFVAPIEVDYHNKIGIPEAARIKAAEEALDFDGGRIVGGAAAGLGAYPYLGGLVITMSTGATSVCGSTLISNTRAVTAAHCWQSSGGSARSFTVVLGSTLLFSGGTRVTTSDVTMHGSYNMWTLVNDVAIIRFGWVSFSNTISSLPLASGTNQFVGTWAWAAGFGRTSDSAGISTSQFLSHVQVQVITNAVCQQTYGTSTVQASTICVATTGGRGTCGGDSGGPLVANNQLIGITSFGHVSGCQRNFPAGFARVTAFNAWISSQL; translated from the exons ATGAAACTGCTGGTTGTATTAGCTTTGGTGGGTCTGGTGGGGTCGGCGCTGGCCGAGGACTTCGTGGCGCCCATCGAGGTGGACTATCATAACAAGATCGGTATCCCCGAGGCTGCCCGCATCAAAGCCGCTGAAGAGGCCCTAGACTTCGATGGCGGCAGGATCGTGGGAGGCGCTGCTGCCGGGCTCGGAGCATACCCTTACCTT GGGGGTCTGGTTATCACCATGAGCACCGGTGCAACCTCCGTTTGTGGCTCGACTCTCATCTCCAACACCCGCGCCGTCACCGCCGCCCACTGCTGGCAATCCAGCGGCGGCTCGGCCCGCTCCTTCACCGTGGTCCTCGGCTCTACCCTGCTCTTCTCCGGCGGTACCAGGGTCACCACCAGCGATGTCACGATGCACGGCAGCTATAATATGTGGACCCTCGTTAACGATGTTGCTATCATCCGTTTCGGCTGGGTTTCCTTCTCTA ACACCATCAGCAGCCTCCCTCTCGCGTCCGGAACTAACCAGTTCGTCGGCACCTGGGCCTGGGCTGCTGGCTTCGGCAGAACCAGCGACT CCGCTGGCATCAGCACCAGCCAGTTCCTGTCCCACGTGCAGGTGCAGGTCATCACCAACGCCGTGTGCCAACAGACCTACGGCACATCCACCGTCCAGGCCTCCACCATCTGTGTGGCTACCACCGGCGGCCGCGGTACCTGCGGCGGTGACTCCGGCGGTCCTCTGGTCGCCAACAACCAGCTG ATCGGTATCACCTCGTTCGGACACGTCAGCGGCTGCCAGCGCAACTTCCCCGCCGGCTTCGCCCGTGTTACGGCCTTCAACGCCTGGATCTCTTCTCAGCTTTAA
- the LOC134746766 gene encoding brachyurin-like, which produces MKILVAFALIGLVAGKAVIDSPVELDYHGKIGIPVAARLKAAEEAQDFDGSRIVGGSPSAVGQHPYIGGLVITLTTGQTSVCTSSLLSATRSITAAHCWSTLTHRAASFTVVLGSNLLFTGGTRVTTSDVETHSSWNGLLPVNDVAIIRFPAISLTNVIQPIAIATGSDSFIGSTAIAAGFGLTSDGGAITTNQFLSHVAVTVVENSVCTAVYSILNVRTSTLCTSTTGGRGTCGGDSGGPLVVDNQLVGITSFGHRDGCEVGYPAGFMRVTSFADWIQARL; this is translated from the exons ATGAAGATCCTCGTTGCATTCGCATTGATAGGTTTGGTGGCCGGAAAGGCAGTCATAGACTCCCCTGTGGAGCTCGACTACCATGGAAAGATCGGCATTCCTGTCGCAGCTCGCCTCAAGGCGGCTGAGGAGGCGCAGGACTTCGATGGATCCAGGATTGTAGGAGGATCACCGTCGGCTGTGGGACAGCATCCGTACATC gGCGGCTTAGTAATCACCCTAACAACCGGCCAGACCTCCGTCTGCACGTCCTCACTTCTCTCCGCCACCCGCTCCATCACCGCCGCCCATTGCTGGAGCACCCTGACCCACCGAGCCGCGTCCTTCACCGTGGTCCTTGGCTCTAATCTGCTTTTCACCGGTGGCACCAGGGTCACCACCAGCGATGTGGAGACGCACAGCAGCTGGAATGGTCTTTTGCCAGTGAATGATGTTGCGATCATTAGGTTCCCTGCGATTTCTTTAACTA ACGTCATCCAGCCCATTGCGATCGCCACCGGCAGCGACAGCTTCATTGGTAGCACTGCCATTGCTGCTGGCTTCGGTCTCACCAGTGATG GTGGCGCGATCACAACGAACCAGTTCCTCTCGCACGTGGCCGTCACAGTGGTGGAAAACTCCGTATGCACGGCTGTATACTCCATCCTGAACGTGCGCACATCCACGCTCTGCACTTCTACCACTGGTGGCCGAGGGACTTGCGGTGGTGACTCAGGCGGTCCTCTAGTCGTTGACAACCAGCTG GTCGGTATAACCTCCTTCGGGCACCGCGACGGCTGCGAGGTCGGCTACCCCGCGGGCTTCATGCGCGTGACCTCTTTCGCTGACTGGATCCAGGCTCGATTGTAA
- the LOC134746404 gene encoding serine protease 1-like — translation MELVVVCALVGLVCGKSVDSHVDLDYHNHVGIPAAKRIKAHELEMHRSIRITGGAPAGIGQYPFFGGLLITMIDDSHSVCGSTLLSNTRAVTAAHCWRTTFSQAKLFTVIYNSIFLFSGGTRVSTSDVELHEDYDATTIYNDIAIIKHAWVDFNSAIHSIPIAIGEDSYVGQWAQAIGFGRTSDSPIISHDRFLSHVFVQVMTNEECERTYGPAVINSTLCVATTGGRSTCIGDSGGPLVVDNKLIGVTSFGHAGDCTRNNPTGFSRVNCFAAWINDRL, via the exons ATGGAACTTGTCGTGGTGTGTGCACTGGTTGGATTGGTGTGTGGAAAATCAGTGGATTCTCATGTAGATTTGGACTATCATAACCATGTTGGCATTCCTGCTGCGAAGCGTATTAAAGCCCATGAGTTGGAAATGCACAGAAGTATCAGGATTACTGGGGGTGCGCCGGCTGGGATAGGACAATATCCGTTCTTT GGCGGTCTCCTAATCACAATGATCGACGACTCCCATTCTGTCTGCGGGTCCACATTACTCAGCAACACCCGAGCAGTCACCGCCGCCCACTGCTGGCGAACCACCTTCTCCCAAGCCAAGCTCTTCACCGTCATCTATAACTCTATCTTTCTGTTCTCTGGGGGTACTAGAGTCTCCACCAGCGATGTTGAGTTGCATGAGGACTACGATGCGACCACGATTTATAATGATATTGCTATCATTAAGCATGCCTGGGTAGATTTCAACA GTGCCATACATTCTATCCCCATCGCCATTGGTGAAGACTCCTATGTCGGCCAGTGGGCTCAGGCAATAGGCTTCGGCAGAACCAGTGATAGTC CTATCATCTCGCACGACCGCTTCCTCTCACACGTGTTCGTGCAAGTGATGACTAATGAGGAGTGCGAGCGGACCTACGGTCCCGCCGTCATTAACTCAACCTTGTGCGTGGCTACGACGGGGGGGAGAAGCACCTGCATTGGGGATTCTGGAGGGCCGCTCGTGGTGGATAATAAGCTG ATCGGGGTGACCTCCTTCGGACACGCGGGCGACTGCACGCGCAACAACCCGACTGGCTTCTCGCGAGTCAACTGTTTTGCTGCCTGGATCAATGATCGACTCTAA